In Methylotenera versatilis 79, the DNA window GATTTAGCAGTCGCATCAGGTTATCAATATGTGTTAACCATGGATTCAGACGGGCAACATCCTGCTGATTTAATTCCTAGTTTTATGGCCGAATCCATCAAACAGCCAAATGCGATGATTTTGGGCAAACCAATATTTGATGCAAACGCGCCAAATATCCGAGTGCAAGGACGAAAGCTGTCTAACTGGTGGGCGAATGTAGTGACTTTGTGGGCGGGTATTGGTGATTCGTTGTTTGGATTTCGCATTTATCCGATTGAGCCATTAAGACGAGTGATGCGTTTTCAACCTTGGATGCGTCATTTCGATTTTGACCCAGAAGCGGCGATTAGATTAAGCTGGCGTGGCGTTAAAGTGGTGAATCTGCCTGCACCCGTGCGCTATTTCAGCATTAATGAAGGCGGTGTTTCGCATTTTAGATATTTACGCGACAACCTGTTACTGACTTGGATGTATACGCGGTTATTTATTGGTTTTGTACTACGTTTGCCGATGCTTTTAACGAGACGTTTATTAACACTATTTTAGTGTTAATAACACAGTCAATTACTAGCCAATAAGGTTGAAGCTTGTAATAGCAGAACAGATTTTGCTCTGCTATTACAATGCACATTCAAAACGCGTTACTTATGCACGTTTCTTGGACGTCCAGTAATTCAACCCAAAACCAACCACCACGATAATCAATACTGCAATCTGCGCAATCACGGTTTCTGCTGTTGGATGAATGCCTAATAGTGGAATGCGTGGCCCGATAATAGGCGTAACACCAATCCATCCAGCTTCTTGTAGTGCGATGCAGCCTTTGCCCATCAGAATCACTGCTAATATCATCACTAAAATAGAAGTAATGGAGAAGAATTTTCCAATTGGCATTTTCGCGCTGGTACGCAGCAATGCCCAAGCGATAATGGCTAAAAGCAAAATGGCTGTTAAAAATCCAGCTAATAAACCACCGCCATTGCCATCTGCCGCCAGCGCAGAATAGAAAAGTACTGTTTCAAATACTTCGCGATAGACTGCGATAAATGACAGCGCGAATAACGCCCATGCAGAACGCTTAAACATTGCGGCGGATAGTTTTTCGTTAAGGTAAGCTTGCCATCTTCCCGCGCTGCTCTTTTGATGCATCCATAATCCGACGGTGAGTAAAACAATGGCGGCAAATACCGAGCCAGCGCCTTCGGTCACTTCTCTACTTGCGCCACTGATGGTAACTAAGTAAGTGGCGACTACCCAAGTTAAAGCGCCAGCAAATAATGCACTAATCCATCCTGAATGCACGTATCGCAGCACGTCAGGTCGCTGTGCTTTTTTCAAGAATGCAATAATGCCTATAACGATTAATAGCGCCTCAACGCCTTCTCTTAGCAAAATAGTCAGCGCACCAATAAATGTTGTCATTGGATCGACTTGTTTTTTGCCTAATTCTTCATCGACATCTGCAAAAAGCCTATTCAGTTTCTCCGCAGCTGCTTCTACTTCTGAAACTGACCCCTTGGATATGGCAGAGCGATAAGCCAACATCGCGCCTTCAACGGCTATTAAGAGCGATTTATTACGCGCACCAATAACTGGCTCAAGCGGTTCAAAACCATCTAAATAGGCTGATAAGCCGAGTTTCATTGCTGTCGCTCGGTCGCCAGAATGTAGCGCAGCTAAACTTTCAGCTAAACGCAATCGCGATAAGGCAACACCCGATGGTTTAAGGTCAGACATTGAATTTGTTGCAACCACATTTGGTTCGCTACGAAGATAAGCCGTAATGTCATGTGCATCTGTTGCTGGCATTTTTTCTGCAACGCTATCTTGCGTCAATGTGGTGACGGCTGCTAAGTCTGGAAAATGGCTTTTAATATCAGTCGATTCAGTCCAT includes these proteins:
- a CDS encoding glycosyltransferase family 2 protein, yielding MIASSSHIVLIPSYNPGEKVVETVHAARQYWNPVWVVIDGSTDGSEVILQNMAEKDAGLHVIHLLENKGKGAAVLHGLDLAVASGYQYVLTMDSDGQHPADLIPSFMAESIKQPNAMILGKPIFDANAPNIRVQGRKLSNWWANVVTLWAGIGDSLFGFRIYPIEPLRRVMRFQPWMRHFDFDPEAAIRLSWRGVKVVNLPAPVRYFSINEGGVSHFRYLRDNLLLTWMYTRLFIGFVLRLPMLLTRRLLTLF
- a CDS encoding cytochrome c/FTR1 family iron permease; amino-acid sequence: MYFRVDFKSLLLVLLCFILPSGLSFAEPSAANTQSLNTVASDNGAKQLWQLIDYVAVDYGGAVNKGTVVSEAEYAEMLDFTNNASVQSQSLPARASKEAITAAIADLRAAVVAKADAADVKRLAYLANTKLIAAYPITVAPNQAPSLARGNILYKAQCATCHGATGDGNGPLAANLEPKPIAFTDAERAHSRSLMALFQVVSQGVEGTSMPSFATLTDDDRWALAFFIGNMSYDDAARARGKKLWTESTDIKSHFPDLAAVTTLTQDSVAEKMPATDAHDITAYLRSEPNVVATNSMSDLKPSGVALSRLRLAESLAALHSGDRATAMKLGLSAYLDGFEPLEPVIGARNKSLLIAVEGAMLAYRSAISKGSVSEVEAAAEKLNRLFADVDEELGKKQVDPMTTFIGALTILLREGVEALLIVIGIIAFLKKAQRPDVLRYVHSGWISALFAGALTWVVATYLVTISGASREVTEGAGSVFAAIVLLTVGLWMHQKSSAGRWQAYLNEKLSAAMFKRSAWALFALSFIAVYREVFETVLFYSALAADGNGGGLLAGFLTAILLLAIIAWALLRTSAKMPIGKFFSITSILVMILAVILMGKGCIALQEAGWIGVTPIIGPRIPLLGIHPTAETVIAQIAVLIIVVVGFGLNYWTSKKRA